The genomic stretch GTATTGAGCTGCGCTACAAGGCCATACACACCACCGCAGATGGTCGACGCTTCATGGTCTGCCACGGCGACCAGTTTGACCAGGTGGTGCGTTGCAGCCCGCTGATGCTTCTGGTCGGTGACCGTGCCCACGGTATCCTGCTCCGCCTGAACCGCTGGTTCAACGCCTGGCGCCGGCTCAAGGGCAAGCCCTACTGGTCGCTGGCAGCCTGGGTAAAGAGCAGAATCGGCAAGGCGCGCACGTTCATCCGGCGGTTTGAACTGGCGGCGCTGACGGTCGCGGAAAAGGGCAACTACGACGGTTTTATCTGCGGCCACATCCACTCCGCCGGCTTCCTGCGCAGCGAAGATGGTCTTTACTGCAATGACGGCGATTGGGTAGAACACTGCACGGCGCTGGTGGAGCAGGAGAACGGCACACTGGAGCTGCTGCATTGGTCGGAAAACCCCAATGTTCTGGCCAGAGAGCCTGACGCCCCGCATCCGGATGTGTGTGGAGACGCCCGGCCGGTGATTGATGCCCTGCCCACAGCGTTCGTGGAGCAGGTCAACCGGCTCGTCAGCTGAGCAGAGGTGTGCGGCGACCTCGGTCGCGCGCCCTGGCACTCGCTCAGGCCGATCGAGGCTTCACTATCCCTCCTTCAGGGTGGCTATTTTTCATAACGCCATCGTATCCCTTATACTCCGTGTCCCTACCAGCCCTT from Marinobacter adhaerens HP15 encodes the following:
- a CDS encoding UDP-2,3-diacylglucosamine diphosphatase; its protein translation is MRSYRSVFISDVHLGTADCQAEYLLDFLNQVRCETLYLVGDIIDLIAMQRRVHFPDSHQAVIHKLIELAASGTRVVYVPGNHDDFLRRFCGQTIAGIELRYKAIHTTADGRRFMVCHGDQFDQVVRCSPLMLLVGDRAHGILLRLNRWFNAWRRLKGKPYWSLAAWVKSRIGKARTFIRRFELAALTVAEKGNYDGFICGHIHSAGFLRSEDGLYCNDGDWVEHCTALVEQENGTLELLHWSENPNVLAREPDAPHPDVCGDARPVIDALPTAFVEQVNRLVS